In Delphinus delphis chromosome 11, mDelDel1.2, whole genome shotgun sequence, one genomic interval encodes:
- the BHLHE41 gene encoding class E basic helix-loop-helix protein 41 → MDEGIPHLQERQLLEHRDFIGLDYPSLYMCKPKRSMKRDDSKDTYKLPHRLIEKKRRDRINECIAQLKDLLPEHLKLTTLGHLEKAVVLELTLKHLKALTALTEQQHQKIIALQNGERSLKSPIQSDLDAFHSGFQTCAKEVLQYLARFESWTPREPRCVQLINHLHAVATQFLPTPQLLTQQVPLSKGTGVPSAATPAGSGAAPCLERAGQKLEPLAHCVPVIQRTQPSAELAAENDTDTDSGYGGEAEARPDREKGKGAGASRVTIKQEPPGEDSPAPKRMKLDSRSGGGLGGGAAAAAAALLGPDPAAPAALLRPDAALLSSLVAFGGGGGAPFAQPAAAAAPFCLPFYFLSPSAAAAYVQPFLDKSGLEKYLYPAAAAAPFPLLYPGIPAPAAAAAAAAAAAAAAAFPCLSSVLSPPPEKAAAAAAATLLPHEVAPPGALHPPPPHGRTHLPFAGRSEPGNPESSAREDPSQPGKETP, encoded by the exons ATGGACGAAGGAATTCCTCATTTGCAAGAGAGACAGTTACTGGAACATAGAGATTTTATAGG ACTGGATTATCCCTCTTTGTATATGTGTAAGCCGAAAAGGAGCATGAAGCGAGACGACAGCAAG GATACCTACAAATTACCGCACAgattaatagaaaagaaaagaagagaccgAATTAATGAATGCATCGCTCAGCTGAAAGACTTACTGCCTGAACATCTAAAGTTGACA ACTCTGGGGCACCTGGAGAAAGCAGTGGTCTTGGAATTAACTTTGAAACACTTAAAAGCTTTAACAGCCTTAACGGAGCAGCAGCATCAGaagataattgctttacagaaTG GGGAGCGATCTCTGAAATCGCCCATTCAGTCCGACTTGGATGCGTTCCATTCGGGATTTCAAACATGCGCCAAAGAAGTCTTGCAATACCTCGCCCGGTTTGAGAGCTGGACGCCCAGGGAGCCGCGGTGTGTCCAGCTGATCAACCACTTGCACGCCGTGGCCACCCAGTTCTTGCCCACCCCCCAGCTGTTGACTCAACAGGTTCCTCTGAGCAAAGGCACCGGCGTGCCCTCGGCCGCCACCCCCGCCGGGTCCGGGGCCGCCCCCTGCCTGGAGCGCGCCGGGCAGAAGCTGGAGCCCCTCGCCCACTGCGTGCCGGTCATCCAGCGGACTCAGCCCAGCGCCGAGCTCGCCGCCGAGAACGACACGGACACCGACAGCGGCTACGGCGGCGAGGCCGAGGCCCGGCCGGACCGCGAGAAGGGCAAAGGCGCGGGGGCAAGCCGCGTCACCATCAAGCAGGAGCCCCCCGGGGAGGACTCGCCGGCGCCCAAGAGGATGAAGCTGGATTCCCGCAGCGGCGGCGGCCTGGGGggcggcgcggcggcggcggccgccgcGCTCCTGGGCCCCGACCCGGCCGCCCCGGCCGCGCTGCTGAGACCCGACGCTGCCCTGCTCAGCTCGCTGGTGGCGTTCGGCGGAGGCGGGGGCGCGCCCTTCGCGCAGCCTGCGGCCGCCGCGGCCCCCTTCTGCCTGCCCTTCTATTTCCTCTCGCCTTCGGCGGCCGCCGCCTACGTGCAGCCCTTCCTGGACAAGAGCGGCCTGGAGAAGTACCTGTACCCGGCGGCGGCCGCCGCCCCGTTCCCACTACTGTACCCCGGCATCCCcgccccggccgccgccgccgccgccgccgctgccgccgccgccgccgccgccttccCCTGCCTGTCCTCCGTGTTGTCGCCCCCTCCCGAGAAGGCGGCAGCCGCCGCTGCCGCGACCCTCCTGCCGCACGAGGTGGCGCCCCCTGGGGCGctgcaccccccgcccccgcacgGCCGCACCCACCTGCCCTTCGCCGGCCGCAGCGAGCCGGGGAACCCGGAGAGCTCCGCTCGGGAAGATCCCTCGCAGCCAGGAAAGGAAACCCCCTGA